In the Chryseobacterium sp. MYb264 genome, one interval contains:
- a CDS encoding nitroreductase family protein has protein sequence MEQAPVLLLWVAALSRSNTIAKQAGGNAEIHDYLATVDATLAAQNAAIAAESMGLGFVYIGAMRNQSREIEELIGLPDYSYVTFGMVVGKPDLSHLSAIRPRPNQKVVLHYNNYDTVNSLEALDTYEESFQQFRKEQKMKDKKWKKDVAYTANSLDYMHERQNLRITVEEKGFKLK, from the coding sequence ATCGAGCAGGCTCCGGTACTATTACTTTGGGTCGCAGCTCTATCCAGAAGTAATACTATTGCTAAACAAGCAGGCGGTAATGCAGAAATTCACGATTATCTGGCAACTGTAGATGCAACTTTGGCAGCGCAGAATGCTGCTATAGCAGCTGAATCAATGGGGCTTGGTTTTGTTTACATAGGTGCTATGCGTAATCAGTCAAGGGAAATAGAAGAACTGATTGGCTTACCAGATTATAGCTATGTCACTTTTGGAATGGTCGTAGGTAAACCTGATCTGAGTCATTTAAGTGCAATAAGACCTAGACCTAACCAAAAAGTAGTCCTGCATTATAATAACTATGATACTGTTAATTCATTAGAGGCATTAGATACCTATGAAGAATCATTTCAGCAATTCAGAAAAGAACAAAAAATGAAAGACAAAAAGTGGAAAAAAGATGTTGCATATACTGCTAATAGCTTAGATTATATGCACGAGAGACAAAATCTTCGTATTACAGTAGAGGAAAAAGGATTTAAACTAAAGTAA
- a CDS encoding helix-turn-helix domain-containing protein, whose amino-acid sequence MSLNYILSFLISGGILLLAFILLINPLNTNKKGNFYFGLFLLVWSTFWLDEAFDSQEFINNTLFIVVKNFIQFLAPNLFYISIKYYTNPSYKFGKRDLGLFLLPPLYLLSLLYRTSFDSNFSKTLNLTLIIGNALYHTILSYITVLKHQNNIESFVSNKESVDLNWIKNIIYIIIGAIILSALYGTFIDPKSLNIYVNICFLAVVYMIAYYSIKRGEIYPKKLDITEIVENDNSEVETQKSKDLISATDLEILKEKLLHLMDSEKPYLDSELNLVKLADKLSLSTHQLSYIINNGFNENFFQFINKYKVEKAQELLTSPEYSHYTIIAIGYEAGFNSKTAFNTTFKKITSYTPTEYRKIRSNL is encoded by the coding sequence ATGAGTCTGAATTATATCTTATCATTTTTAATATCAGGAGGAATATTACTATTAGCATTCATTCTGCTAATTAACCCATTGAACACCAATAAAAAAGGAAATTTTTACTTTGGATTATTTTTATTAGTTTGGTCAACATTCTGGTTAGACGAAGCATTTGATTCTCAAGAATTTATTAACAATACATTATTCATAGTAGTTAAAAATTTCATACAATTTTTAGCTCCCAATCTTTTTTACATCAGTATAAAATATTATACAAACCCATCATACAAATTTGGGAAAAGAGATTTGGGATTATTTTTATTACCTCCGCTATATCTTCTTTCATTACTTTATCGCACCTCTTTTGACAGCAACTTTTCAAAAACTCTAAACCTTACACTAATTATTGGTAATGCGTTGTACCATACGATATTATCATATATTACTGTACTAAAGCATCAGAACAATATTGAGTCATTTGTTTCAAATAAGGAATCGGTAGATTTAAACTGGATCAAGAATATAATCTATATCATTATTGGCGCGATCATCCTATCTGCTTTATATGGCACTTTCATTGATCCTAAATCTTTGAATATTTATGTGAATATCTGCTTTTTAGCAGTAGTCTATATGATTGCCTATTATTCCATCAAACGAGGAGAAATTTATCCTAAGAAATTGGATATAACTGAGATTGTAGAGAATGATAATTCAGAAGTTGAAACCCAAAAAAGTAAAGACCTTATAAGTGCTACAGATCTGGAAATTTTAAAAGAGAAGCTGCTTCATCTGATGGATTCTGAAAAACCCTATTTGGACAGTGAATTAAATCTGGTAAAACTTGCAGACAAACTATCTTTATCCACACATCAACTCTCATATATTATAAATAATGGTTTTAACGAAAACTTTTTTCAGTTTATTAATAAATACAAAGTGGAAAAAGCTCAGGAATTATTAACAAGCCCCGAATATTCTCATTATACAATTATAGCGATCGGTTATGAAGCTGGGTTCAATTCTAAAACCGCATTTAATACAACTTTTAAAAAAATCACATCCTATACACCCACAGAGTATCGAAAAATTCGTTCCAACTTATAA
- a CDS encoding aldo/keto reductase, with the protein MEFIKLNNGVEMPVLGFGVYQMNDLAECEKSVEEAIKAGYRLIDTASKYGNEEAVGKGIKNSGVAREELFITTKLWLQDAGYENTKKAFELSLKNLGLDYLDLYLIHQPFNDVYGSWRAMEELYKEGKIRAIGVSNFRLDRVMDFMLYNEIKPAINQIETHPFNQQIENNQFLIENDILHQSWSPFGQGVLNVFDNDILKNIAAKYNKSVAQVVLRWLIQRGIVVIPKSVHLERIKENINVFNFKLDDADMDTIKSIDTGKSTFKNHTDPEVVKWFSEL; encoded by the coding sequence ATGGAATTTATAAAATTAAATAATGGTGTAGAAATGCCAGTGCTGGGTTTTGGTGTTTACCAAATGAATGACCTGGCCGAATGTGAGAAAAGCGTAGAAGAAGCTATTAAAGCAGGGTACCGCCTGATTGATACTGCTTCAAAATACGGAAATGAAGAAGCCGTTGGAAAGGGTATTAAAAACAGCGGAGTGGCTCGTGAAGAACTTTTCATTACGACTAAACTTTGGCTGCAGGATGCCGGATATGAAAATACAAAAAAGGCCTTTGAACTTTCGCTTAAGAATTTAGGGTTGGACTATTTAGACCTTTATCTGATCCACCAACCTTTTAACGACGTTTATGGCTCTTGGAGGGCTATGGAAGAACTCTACAAAGAGGGTAAAATTCGTGCAATTGGCGTGAGCAATTTCCGCCTGGACAGAGTGATGGATTTTATGCTGTACAATGAAATTAAACCAGCCATTAACCAGATTGAAACGCACCCTTTCAATCAGCAGATTGAGAACAATCAATTTCTAATCGAAAATGACATACTTCACCAATCCTGGTCACCGTTTGGTCAGGGCGTGCTGAACGTATTTGATAATGATATACTAAAAAACATTGCTGCTAAATACAACAAATCGGTAGCACAGGTAGTCTTGCGTTGGCTTATTCAGAGAGGTATCGTGGTCATTCCAAAATCTGTTCACTTGGAGCGTATCAAAGAAAATATCAATGTCTTTAACTTCAAATTGGACGATGCCGATATGGACACAATAAAATCTATCGACACAGGAAAAAGTACCTTTAAAAATCATACAGACCCAGAAGTGGTAAAATGGTTCAGTGAATTATAA
- a CDS encoding SDR family NAD(P)-dependent oxidoreductase produces the protein MFKVKKQLFKERLSKNLHKEFGVQVVFKETDLSITENVLSTSNWINENYNVSILVNNAGIGGTKKFEDTTVTYIEKIIQLNVVATSLLTHQLLPNLKKQSKAYILNVSSLAALSPIGYKTVYPASKAFVHSFSRGLYQELKDTNVFVSVVNPGAMATNPEVSKRIEQQGILGKLTLLDPDKVARKCIKRVLKRDTVIVVNPLSWLLLHILPIWIRLPLMTNAIKREVQ, from the coding sequence ATTTTCAAAGTCAAAAAACAGCTTTTTAAGGAGCGACTAAGTAAAAATTTGCACAAGGAATTTGGAGTGCAGGTCGTTTTTAAAGAAACTGATTTAAGCATAACAGAAAATGTGCTTTCAACCTCAAATTGGATCAATGAAAACTATAATGTTTCTATCCTTGTAAATAATGCAGGAATTGGCGGAACGAAAAAATTTGAAGACACAACGGTAACTTATATTGAAAAAATTATTCAGCTGAATGTTGTAGCAACGTCCCTATTGACGCATCAACTATTGCCCAATCTTAAAAAGCAAAGCAAGGCGTACATTTTAAATGTATCAAGTCTTGCCGCTTTATCACCGATTGGTTATAAAACCGTTTATCCCGCATCAAAGGCATTTGTACATTCTTTTTCAAGAGGATTATATCAGGAATTAAAAGACACGAATGTTTTTGTGAGTGTCGTAAATCCTGGAGCTATGGCTACGAATCCTGAAGTGAGTAAAAGAATTGAACAGCAGGGAATTTTAGGCAAACTCACCTTATTAGATCCCGACAAAGTAGCTCGAAAGTGTATAAAAAGAGTGTTAAAAAGAGATACCGTGATTGTTGTGAACCCTTTAAGTTGGCTGTTATTGCACATTCTGCCGATATGGATTAGACTGCCTTTAATGACTAATGCAATAAAACGTGAAGTACAATAA
- a CDS encoding IS5 family transposase: MLGKIREDLQQNLFKTRLTELINMEHPVVKLAGEISWDKMESEFEKLFSENGRPSIAIRKIAGMLLLKEMFKESDESVIERWIENAYWQYFTGETFFQTEQPFDPSNFVHFRKRIGDKGLEFLLGQSVSLHPKAKTEDEVQVDTTVQEKNITFPTDAKLAKKVIDNCRKIAEKESVVQRQSYRRVSKQLLRDAFFGHHPRRQKKAKMARKKLRTIGKRVLRELERKLPKDVLKGYEDVFKIYLKALTQERTTKDKIYSLHEPQVACIAKGKSGKAYEFGTKVAVVRGRKTGIISSVKRFSGNPHDSKTLEESLAQSERVRKSVGGTRPTKATTDRGFKGIKEVEGTAILLPAKKEKTKYGQQVARLRFRARAAIEPCISHLKRNHSLGLNFLKGVAGDINNALLAGIGYNLKMRLNQIKQQILLWLELVLRIFLGKYNFQSQKTAF; this comes from the coding sequence ATGTTAGGCAAAATAAGAGAGGATTTACAGCAGAATTTATTCAAGACCAGGCTTACGGAGCTTATTAATATGGAGCATCCGGTGGTAAAATTAGCTGGGGAGATTTCCTGGGATAAAATGGAGTCAGAGTTTGAGAAATTATTTTCAGAAAACGGAAGACCTTCTATTGCTATCCGTAAAATAGCAGGAATGCTTTTGCTCAAGGAAATGTTTAAAGAAAGTGATGAAAGTGTAATAGAGAGATGGATTGAGAATGCGTATTGGCAATATTTTACCGGAGAAACCTTTTTCCAGACAGAGCAGCCTTTCGATCCGAGCAATTTTGTACACTTCAGAAAAAGAATTGGAGATAAGGGTTTGGAATTTCTTTTGGGACAAAGCGTTTCTCTCCATCCCAAAGCCAAAACAGAAGATGAAGTTCAGGTAGATACGACGGTTCAGGAGAAGAACATTACCTTTCCTACCGATGCCAAATTAGCAAAAAAAGTAATCGACAATTGTAGAAAAATAGCAGAAAAAGAGAGCGTTGTACAAAGACAAAGCTACAGAAGAGTGAGCAAACAATTATTGCGGGACGCTTTTTTTGGACATCATCCCAGAAGACAGAAGAAGGCAAAAATGGCGAGGAAAAAGCTCAGGACGATTGGTAAAAGAGTTCTTCGGGAATTGGAAAGAAAACTTCCTAAAGATGTTTTGAAAGGCTACGAAGACGTTTTTAAAATTTACCTTAAAGCACTCACCCAAGAACGTACCACGAAAGATAAAATTTACAGTCTTCACGAGCCACAAGTTGCGTGTATTGCGAAAGGAAAATCGGGAAAAGCATACGAGTTTGGGACAAAAGTAGCAGTAGTAAGAGGTCGGAAAACAGGGATCATCAGCTCGGTAAAGAGATTTTCTGGCAATCCTCACGATAGTAAAACTCTTGAAGAATCATTGGCACAGAGTGAGAGGGTAAGAAAATCCGTTGGCGGAACAAGACCTACGAAAGCCACTACAGACAGAGGATTTAAAGGAATCAAAGAAGTGGAAGGAACAGCAATTTTGCTTCCCGCAAAAAAAGAAAAAACAAAATATGGGCAACAAGTAGCCAGATTAAGATTCCGGGCAAGAGCAGCCATAGAACCTTGTATCTCTCATTTAAAAAGAAACCACTCCTTAGGATTAAACTTCCTGAAAGGAGTGGCTGGAGATATTAATAATGCATTATTAGCAGGGATTGGATACAATTTGAAGATGAGATTGAATCAAATCAAACAACAAATTCTTCTTTGGCTCGAACTTGTTCTCCGAATCTTTTTAGGCAAATATAATTTTCAAAGTCAAAAAACAGCTTTTTAA
- a CDS encoding aldo/keto reductase, which translates to MQFRKLRDLKVSAVGYDCMGLSHVYGSLPEKDSIDLIRYSFDQGCSFFDSAEVYGNGYNEILLGKAVKDIRKDVVIATKFYIKKDETLISREALLQRIKKHLEKYRAGSGTITLGRSSIQK; encoded by the coding sequence ATGCAGTTTAGAAAATTAAGAGATTTAAAGGTAAGTGCTGTGGGTTATGACTGTATGGGTTTAAGCCATGTTTATGGTTCGTTACCTGAGAAAGATAGTATAGATCTAATCCGTTATTCCTTTGATCAGGGATGCAGCTTTTTTGATTCTGCAGAAGTATATGGTAATGGTTATAATGAAATTTTGTTGGGCAAGGCCGTAAAAGATATCCGAAAGGATGTGGTGATTGCCACCAAGTTTTATATCAAAAAGGACGAAACTCTTATTTCAAGAGAAGCTTTATTGCAACGCATCAAAAAACACTTGGAAAAATATCGAGCAGGCTCCGGTACTATTACTTTGGGTCGCAGCTCTATCCAGAAGTAA
- a CDS encoding NAD-dependent epimerase/dehydratase family protein, giving the protein MQKIFITGLTGLLGTNLAEDLLQQDFHVTALVRDISKFTELKHPNLHLIQGNLLDDITPYLTDISVFIHIAAETNQNLLRLSDYSKLNVDATKHLFSTCKMAGIKKFIFVSSANTMGYGSETDLGNEKLPMKSPFTKSFYAQSKWEAEQFLLNNSNGIKTIILNPTFMLGKYDSKPSSGKIILMGWKKKIVFYPPGGKNFVAVKDVSNAIIKSIYLGKSGERYLICNENLSYSTFFKRLNLITNQKPLMIKIPKHILIPIGYFGDLLRILNIKTSISSVNMKILCINNYFSNEKSTNDLKMNYQSIDRSIWEAVNYFRRNKS; this is encoded by the coding sequence ATGCAAAAAATATTTATAACAGGTTTAACAGGCTTACTCGGTACAAATTTAGCTGAAGATTTGCTTCAACAAGACTTTCACGTTACAGCCTTGGTGCGAGATATATCAAAATTTACCGAACTAAAACATCCTAACTTGCATTTGATTCAGGGTAATTTACTCGATGATATTACTCCATATCTTACAGATATAAGTGTATTTATTCATATTGCAGCAGAGACCAATCAGAATTTACTCAGATTAAGCGATTACAGCAAACTAAATGTGGATGCAACAAAACATTTGTTTTCAACCTGTAAGATGGCTGGAATAAAGAAATTTATATTTGTAAGCTCTGCAAATACGATGGGTTACGGTTCGGAAACTGATTTAGGAAATGAAAAGCTTCCAATGAAATCTCCTTTTACAAAATCGTTTTATGCGCAAAGCAAATGGGAAGCCGAACAATTTCTTCTCAATAATTCTAATGGTATTAAAACGATCATCCTTAATCCTACATTTATGCTTGGTAAGTATGACAGCAAACCGAGTTCAGGAAAAATTATCCTAATGGGCTGGAAAAAGAAAATTGTTTTCTATCCACCGGGAGGGAAAAATTTTGTGGCTGTGAAAGATGTATCTAACGCTATAATCAAAAGTATTTATTTAGGAAAAAGTGGTGAAAGATATCTAATTTGCAACGAAAATTTAAGCTACAGTACTTTCTTTAAACGATTAAATCTCATTACCAATCAAAAGCCTTTAATGATAAAAATACCAAAACACATTTTAATTCCCATTGGGTATTTTGGCGATCTTCTTCGAATACTGAATATTAAAACCAGCATCAGCAGTGTAAATATGAAGATACTTTGTATCAATAATTATTTTAGCAATGAAAAATCTACAAATGATTTGAAAATGAATTATCAATCTATTGATCGCTCAATATGGGAAGCTGTTAATTATTTTAGGAGAAATAAAAGTTAA
- a CDS encoding alkene reductase, whose product MLFDKFNLKETVLENRIVMAPMTRTRSKNGIMTTMNAEYYKQRASVGLIITEGTSISETSMGYLYVPGLYNAAQRESWKQVTEGVHSVGGKIFTQLWHVGRVSHISNQPNHFQPVAPSAILAKDSTAWGIEDGVEGRVQVSEPRALVTSEISEIIEDYIKSAKNAIDAGFDGIEIHAANGYLIDQFLNPDTNLRTDQYGGSVENRARFVLEVIDAISEAIGADKIGIRFSPYGTQHDMSLFDGINELYEYIAKEISKHEIAYVHLHDQGTLHNDHFDFIKKFRNWYNGNIIFAGFLTKEKAEDLIKENLADLVAFGRPLISNPDLVHRLKNNLPLTPPDRDTFYGFSAEGYVDYKIFDELSKQQQSELYNQPV is encoded by the coding sequence ATGTTATTCGATAAATTTAATTTGAAAGAAACAGTTTTGGAAAACAGAATTGTAATGGCACCAATGACGCGTACCCGTTCTAAAAATGGTATTATGACAACAATGAACGCCGAATACTACAAACAAAGAGCATCTGTAGGATTAATTATTACCGAAGGAACTTCTATCTCTGAAACATCAATGGGATATCTCTACGTTCCGGGTTTATATAATGCGGCGCAAAGAGAGAGCTGGAAGCAAGTAACGGAGGGTGTTCATTCCGTTGGTGGAAAAATATTCACGCAGTTATGGCACGTTGGGAGAGTTTCACATATTTCAAATCAGCCTAATCATTTTCAGCCTGTTGCTCCTTCAGCAATTCTTGCCAAAGACAGTACAGCGTGGGGAATTGAAGATGGTGTTGAAGGTAGAGTACAGGTAAGCGAACCAAGAGCACTTGTAACATCAGAAATCTCAGAAATCATCGAAGATTACATCAAGTCTGCTAAAAATGCAATAGATGCTGGATTTGACGGTATTGAAATTCACGCGGCGAATGGTTATTTAATTGATCAGTTTTTAAATCCGGATACCAATCTTCGTACGGATCAATATGGTGGATCGGTTGAGAATCGTGCTCGATTCGTTCTTGAAGTTATTGATGCTATTTCAGAAGCCATTGGAGCAGATAAAATTGGTATTCGATTTTCGCCTTATGGAACACAACACGATATGTCTTTGTTTGATGGAATAAATGAACTTTACGAATATATCGCTAAAGAGATTTCTAAGCATGAAATTGCATACGTTCATCTTCACGATCAGGGAACTTTACACAATGATCATTTTGATTTTATCAAAAAGTTCAGAAATTGGTACAACGGGAATATCATATTCGCAGGATTTTTGACAAAAGAAAAAGCAGAAGATTTAATTAAAGAAAATCTTGCAGATCTTGTGGCTTTTGGTCGCCCTTTAATTTCAAATCCGGATCTTGTTCACAGACTAAAAAACAATCTTCCGTTGACACCTCCCGACCGTGATACTTTTTATGGTTTTTCTGCTGAGGGTTATGTTGATTATAAGATTTTTGATGAACTCAGCAAGCAGCAGCAATCGGAATTGTATAATCAACCTGTATAA